From Hoplias malabaricus isolate fHopMal1 chromosome 11, fHopMal1.hap1, whole genome shotgun sequence, a single genomic window includes:
- the LOC136709210 gene encoding NACHT and WD repeat domain-containing protein 2 isoform X1, whose protein sequence is MTSTCVKVYLCSNPEDSVVERRFLRKIVFPKLRDHCRRTHGLDFRVIDPYEGADSESWPTQKERLQLIKECGESSPGPFFVGLVGEQYGDVCLPEQVESTEFLKLLQVCEDEGLSSKILENCYRRDENTIPPSFSLLTQPGPEVAVDDWNDALAKGKKILHDVVMQCVQRGDIDSEKAQKYFMSGLENDICFALEGRLFADIKRCVCYVNTPAKESNETNNEKESLADPQAPSVRLKRLCDDFLPYMVRTHKALVYTTTDYDGQQSYAEDLGHQLYSDLKKLIDRSVVKEKAQAQAQDSFSQQRDLCQIFSSLYRIKRDEVTHVRAFLEKDTTFPFILTGGPCTGKSVFLAHCADQIKMWMKDQDPVVIVEFTNFNSSLKQTLSSICHQLTLSYNQPLSFCPKGIYELKEMFNNLLTAISLSSNPLILIIDGLDQTLNTNEPLDVTWLPKTLPLNVKLFMSCSPTKARFLSALKTHYPELSVFHELKPIESKSCNQMLTTLLLESNKRITSGQQIYVNQVFKKCTLPLFVELLHRQLCHWSSDLEITSDTLIPGVHTNIGRFLDRLEEKHGRLLVSRTLQYLTLSRHGLTEAELTDILSCDDDILGAFFPVDKGVPYNLRVPEVIVERLLLDLKGFLMPRNILGTKTLFFVCRHFNLVIFKRYLSSNEQEEKHSFMANYFSGQWACGTAKALSTTASPNKDLKIYIDRQVPGQPWMFRPIPSTHSTAGSSDISHPNVRKLQELPFHLTLSGNTEELGHMMLSYEFLNAMLQAMSPEELVFWLEKTSQKVLPRQLRLLNSILKTPTCWTKDCIAEFALIMQAKLIPFVNVFPELKEFFSQASHDGNIRSSGMNMILFPTPSVPATRWAPPEVEEYPIVKAAVSQFGSAVVIQAIGSAWVWNGSDSEGFRFCPPSELKFANVACSEHVFMLSTQDGQLLLWDVNAPSHLQEVQTRQTEQSQNPIEAILESSGKIYGFTKGSSCIRVFHKGIEVVPLQCTSGVMCLSCFGDGHMICCGQNEGTVCIYDSQTGRCLSSFTCSTGISLFDLTFPQNEETIACVDSTGSVFLWDLKMVTNPLLIKESLSCTKGEMLSTDYSDDHLLICKRHQIKIIAGCLLDVEDKFNAPRGKTFVQALLDPVTHFILALMKDCPFLLVWNWVSGQCVLNVDIGSTQTFKLKKSMDFPYLTAVTSIGIVNWDMDLISLAASTPKSGKKVMTIVVEKYGEHFYTSDGSEWVWRWKVLDGKPESHLFHLGPVESMALSVDGVQFVTIASGDIYVWNTNTNENIHRICGSQATWVLLTPKGSIAVSLSKKGLSRVWNLCSGHVVCCIYHHLKDAVISPESTFLLGINQGDLLAISLWSGYISKKFSGSDWSEVVAFHPMSDHTDYVIVITISGALYSWKMTEETICHQFQFPESFQHPPQSLRLSSDGRYGILSVTESKIHILDVYHGKLCSLNTEGPVFQLYLDICRKYAVYICSTSKRCQSYSCDLHNMLILVAIRVTDGKRVGKFYLNKTPSALSFSEDLCVYIGFEDGSIGVYAISDTESESVSRPKCEILEPMCPFDEPVVWSPLENPDLIWDVAPALL, encoded by the exons ATGACTTCTACGTGTGTGAAAGTTTATCTCTGTTCCAACCCTGAAG actCTGTGGTGGAGAGGAGGTTTCTGAGAAAAATAGTGTTTCCCAAACTGAGAGACCACTGCAGACGAACACATGGACTCGACTTCAGG GTGATTGATCCTTATGAGGGGGCGGACTCGGAGTCCTGGCCGACACAGAAGGAGCGATTGCAGTTGATCAAAGAGTGCGGGGAAAGCTCCCCTGGCCCTTTCTTTGTG ggtctGGTAGGTGAGCAGTATGGAGATGTGTGTTTACCTGAGCAGGTGGAGTCCACTGAGTTTCTGAAGTTACTGCAGGTGTGTGAGGATGAAGGTTTAAGTTCTAAAATCCTGGAGAACTGCTACAGAAGAGATGAGAACACCATCCCCCCCTCATTCAGTCTCCTTACACAG CCAGGGCCAGAAGTAGCCGTTGATGACTGGAATGATGCACTTGCGAAAGGGAAGAAGATCCTTCATGATGTTGTGATGCAGTGTGTTCAACGCGGTGATATTGATTCAGAAAAAGCTCAAAAATATTTCATGTCAG GTCTTGAGAACGACATCTGCTTTGCACTGGAAGGTAGATTGTTTGCCGATATAAAAAGATGTGTTTGTTACGTTAATACACCTGCAAAAGAATCTAATGAGACGAATAATGAAAAAGAATCACTGGCAGATCCCCAGGCTCCATCAGTTCGACTGAAGCGTCTCTGTGATGATTTCCTGCCCTACATGGTCCGAACGCACAAAGCACTAGTGTACACCACTACGGATTACGACGGCCAGCAAAGCTATGCAGAGGATTTAGGCCATCAGCTTTACTCAGATCTAAAGAAACTCATAGACAGATCGGTTGTGAAGGAGAAAGCTCAAGCCCAAGCTCAAGATTCATTTTCACAGCAAAGAGACCTGTGTCAAATCTTCTCTAGTCTCTACAGAATCAAGAGAGATGAAGTCACACATGTCCGAGCATTTCTGGAGAAGGATACAACATTTCCATTCATTCTAACTGGTGGCCCATGCACAGGAAAAAGTGTATTTCTGGCCCACTGTGCAGATCAG ATAAAAATGTGGATGAAGGACCAGGACCCTGTGGTCATCGTGGAGTTTACGAATTTTAACAGCTCCTTGAAACAAACTCTCAGCAGCATATGCCATCAGCTCACTCTAAGCTACAATCAGCCACTCAGCTTCTGTCCCAAAGGCATCTATGAACTGAAAGAAATGTTTAACAATCTCCTGACGGCAATCTCACTGTCCTCAAATCCTCTGATCCTTATAATAGATGGACTTGACCAAACGCTAAACACTAATGAACCTCTTGACGTGACCTGGCTTCCCAAGACTTTACCATTGAATGTAAAACTTTTCATGTCTTGTTCACCTACAAAGGCTAGATTTCTCTCAGCACTCAAGACACATTATCCAGAATTATCTGTGTTCCATGAACTAAAGCCAATAGAGAGTAAAAGCTGCAACCAGATGTTGACAACTCTCCTCTTGGAAAGTAACAAGAGGATAACATCGGGCCAGCAGATCTACGTCAATCAAGTCTTTAAGAAATGCACTCTCCCTTTATTTGTTGAGCTTCTACATAGACAGTTGTGCCACTGGAGCTCAGACTTAGAAATTACCTCTGACACGTTGATCCCAGGGGTCCACACAAACATTGGTCGGTTTTTGGATCGCCTTGAGGAAAAGCACGGACGACTGTTAGTCAGCAGGACTTTGCAATATCTCACACTTTCCAGGCATGGCTTGACAGAAGCAGAGTTGACTGATATTCTCTCTTGTGATGATGACATTCTGGGAGCCTTCTTTCCAGTAGACAAAGGTGTGCCATACAATTTAAGAGTTCCTGAAGTAATTGTGGAGAGGCTACTCTTAGACCTGAAAGGATTTCTAATGCCAAGAAACATTTTAGGCaccaaaacattgttctttgtTTGCAGACACTTTAACTTAGTCATATTTAAGAGGTATCTATCCTCAAATGAGCAAGAGGAAAAACACTCTTTTATGGCCAACTATTTCAGTGGTCAATGGGCATGTGGCACAGCTAAGGCATTGTCGACCACCGCAAGTCCCAACAAGGATTTAAAGATTTATATTGACCGACAAGTTCCTGGGCAACCCTGGATGTTTCGGCCAATTCCATCCACTCATTCCACTGCTGGTTCTTCTGACATTTCGCATCCCAATGTGAGAAAATTGCAAGAACTGCCTTTCCATCTGACGCTGAGTGGCAATACTGAGGAGCTTGGTCACATGATGCTCTCATATGAGTTCCTAAATGCAATGCTCCAAGCAATGTCTCCAGAAGAGTTGGTATTTTGGCTAGAAAAGACATCCCAAAAAGTGTTGCCCAGGCAACTGAGGCTTCTCAATTCTATCCTGAAAACCCCAACTTGCTGGACGAAAGACTGCATTGCAGAGTTTGCACTAATAATGCAGGCCAAGCTCATCCCCTTCGTGAATGTTTTCCCTGAATTAAAGGAATTCTTCAGCCAGGCAAGTCATGATGGTAACATAAGAAGCTCTGGGATgaatatgattttatttcccACACCTTCTGTGCCTGCCACTCGTTGGGCACCACCAGAAGTAGAAGAATATCCCATTGTGAAGGCAGCTGTTTCTCAGTTTGGGTCTGCAGTAGTGATCCAGGCCATTGGATCTGCTTGGGTGTGGAATGGAAGTGATTCCGAAGGCTTTAGATTCTGTCCTCCTTCTGAATTAAAGTTTGCAAACGTTGCCTGCTCTGAGCATGTATTCATGCTCTCCACTCAGGATGGCCAGCTTTTATTATGGGACGTTAATGCTCCCTCACACCTCCAGGAAGTTCAGACCCGTCAAACGGAGCAAAGCCAAAACCCCATTGAGGCTATCTTGGAGTCTAGTGGCAAAATATATGGATTCACTAAGGGAAGTAGTTGTATAAGGGTATTTCATAAGGGAATAGAAGTTGTGCCACTCCAGTGCACATCAGGTGTAATGTGCTTGTCATGTTTTGGTGATGGCCACATGATTTGTTGTGGTCAGAATGAGggtactgtgtgtatatatgactCCCAAACTGGCCGTTGTTTGTCCTCCTTCACTTGTTCTACAGGAATTTCCTTGTTTGATCTTACCTTCCCTCAGAATGAAGAAACAATAGCTTGTGTTGACAGCACCggaagtgtgtttctgtgggaTCTTAAGATGGTTACCAATCCATTGCTCATTAAAGAGAGTCTGAGTTGTACCAAGGGGGAAATGTTAAGTACAGACTATTCAGATGACCATCTCCTCATCTGTAAAAGGCACCAGATCAAAATTATTGCTGGATGTCTGTTAGATGTTGAAGACAAGTTCAACGCTCCAAGGGGCAAGACTTTTGTTCAAGCACTTTTAGATCCTGTAACACACTTTATCCTTGCTTTAATGAAGGATTGCCCTTTCCTTTTGGTCTGGAACTGGGtctcaggtcagtgtgtgttaaacGTAGACATCGGAAGCACCCAAACTTTCAAGCTTAAAAAGTCCATGGACTTTCCTTACCTTACAGCTGTCACAAGCATAGGCATTGTTAATTGGGACATGGATCTTATTTCATTGGCAGCTTCCACTCCAAAATCTGGCAAGAAAGTGATGACAATTGTTGTGGAAAAATATGGGGAACACTTCTATACCTCAGATGGTTCTGAGTGGGTGTGGAGGTGGAAAGTTTTAGATGGGAAACCTGAGAGCCACTTGTTTCACCTTGGTCCCGTGGAGAGCATGGCTCTTTCAGTTGACGGCGTACAATTTGTGACCATTGCTTCTGGTGATATTTACGTatggaacacaaacacaaatgagaATATCCACAGAATATGTGGTAGCCAAGCTACTTGGGTATTGTTGACTCCAAAAGGCAGCATTGCAGTGTCTCTGTCAAAAAAGGGTCTTTCCAGGGTATGGAATTTGTGCAGTGGACATGTGGTTTGCTGTATTTACCATCATCTCAAAGATGCTGTCATCTCACCAGAGAGTACTTTCCTTCTGGGCATCAACCAAGGGGATCTTCTGGCTATCAGTCTTTGGTCTGGATATATCAGCAAAAAGTTCTCtggttctgattggtcagaagttgTTGCCTTCCACCCAATGTCAGACCACACAGACTATGTGATTGTAATTACAATTTCAGGGGCATTGTATTCATGGAAAATGACAGAAGAGACCATTTGCCACCAGTTCCAGTTCCCAGAGTCTTTCCAACATCCACCACAGTCCCTTAGGCTGTCATCGGATGGAAGATATGGCATCCTATCTGTAACTGAATCCAAGATACACATCTTGGATGTTTACCATGGTAAACTGTGCTCTTTGAACACAGAGGGTCCAGTTTTCCAACTATACTTGGACATTTGTCGTAAGTACGCTGTCTATATATGCAGCACTTCAAAGAGGTGTCAGAGTTACTCTTGCGACCTCCATAATATGCTGATCTTAGTTGCAATACGAGTAACAGATGGGAAGAGGGTGGGCAAGTTTTACCTGAACAAAACCCCCTCTGCTCTATCATTTTCTGAGgatctgtgtgtatatattggCTTTGAGGATGGCTCTATTGGAGTGTATGCTATCAGTGACACGGAGAGTGAATCAGTTTCCAGGCCTAAATGTGAGATCCTGGAACCCATGTGTCCTTTTGATGAACCTGTGGTatggtcacctttggaaaaccCTGACCTTATTTGGGATGTGGCCCCTGCATtgttgtaa
- the rps3 gene encoding 40S ribosomal protein S3 — protein MAVQISKKRKFVSDGIFKAELNEFLTRELAEDGYSGVEVRVTPTRTEIIILATRTQNVLGEKGRRIRELTAVVQKRFGFPEGSVELYAEKVATRGLCAIAQAESLRYKLLGGLAVRRACYGVLRFIMESGAKGCEVVVSGKLRGQRAKSMKFVDGLMIHSGDPVNYYVDTAVRHVLLRQGVLGIKVKIMLPWDPSGKIGPKKPLPDHVSIVEPKEEILPTTPVSEQKGAKPEVPVMPQGAPVPTA, from the exons ATGGCGGTGCAGATTTCTAAGAAGAGGAAG TTTGTCTCAGATGGCATCTTCAAAGCTGAGCTGAACGAGTTTCTGACTCGTGAGCTGGCCGAGGATGGATACTCCGGAGTGGAGGTCCGTGTCACACCAACAAGAACAGAGATCATCATCCTGGCCACGAG GACCCAGAACGTCCTGGGAGAGAAAGGCCGCCGTATTAGGGAACTGACTGCTGTTGTCCAGAAGAGGTTTGGCTTCCCAGAGGGCAGCGTGGAG CTCTATGCTGAGAAGGTTGCCACCAGAGGACTGTGCGCCATTGCCCAGGCAGAGTCTCTGCGCTACAAGCTGCTCGGAGGTTTGGCTGTGCGTAG GGCCTGTTATGGTGTCCTGCGTTTCATCATGGAGAGCGGGGCCAAGGGCTGTGAGGTGGTTGTCTCTGGAAAGCTCAGGGGACAGAGAGCCAAGTCCATGAAGTTTGTGGATGGTCTTATGATCCACAGTGGAGATCCAGTCAACTACTATGTTGATACTGCAGTTCGCCACGTCCTGCtcagacagg GTGTGCTTGGCATCAAGGTTAAGATTATGCTCCCCTGGGACCCCAGTGGCAAGATCGGCCCCAAGAAGCCTCTGCCTGACCATGTCAGCATTGTGGAGCCCAAAGAGGAGATCCTCCCTACCACCCCAGTTTCCGAACAGAAAGGAGCCAAGCCTGAAGTCCCGGTCATGCCACAAGGAGCTCCTGTACCCACTGCATAA
- the LOC136709210 gene encoding NACHT and WD repeat domain-containing protein 2 isoform X2 encodes MTSTCVKVYLCSNPEDSVVERRFLRKIVFPKLRDHCRRTHGLDFRVIDPYEGADSESWPTQKERLQLIKECGESSPGPFFVPGPEVAVDDWNDALAKGKKILHDVVMQCVQRGDIDSEKAQKYFMSGLENDICFALEGRLFADIKRCVCYVNTPAKESNETNNEKESLADPQAPSVRLKRLCDDFLPYMVRTHKALVYTTTDYDGQQSYAEDLGHQLYSDLKKLIDRSVVKEKAQAQAQDSFSQQRDLCQIFSSLYRIKRDEVTHVRAFLEKDTTFPFILTGGPCTGKSVFLAHCADQIKMWMKDQDPVVIVEFTNFNSSLKQTLSSICHQLTLSYNQPLSFCPKGIYELKEMFNNLLTAISLSSNPLILIIDGLDQTLNTNEPLDVTWLPKTLPLNVKLFMSCSPTKARFLSALKTHYPELSVFHELKPIESKSCNQMLTTLLLESNKRITSGQQIYVNQVFKKCTLPLFVELLHRQLCHWSSDLEITSDTLIPGVHTNIGRFLDRLEEKHGRLLVSRTLQYLTLSRHGLTEAELTDILSCDDDILGAFFPVDKGVPYNLRVPEVIVERLLLDLKGFLMPRNILGTKTLFFVCRHFNLVIFKRYLSSNEQEEKHSFMANYFSGQWACGTAKALSTTASPNKDLKIYIDRQVPGQPWMFRPIPSTHSTAGSSDISHPNVRKLQELPFHLTLSGNTEELGHMMLSYEFLNAMLQAMSPEELVFWLEKTSQKVLPRQLRLLNSILKTPTCWTKDCIAEFALIMQAKLIPFVNVFPELKEFFSQASHDGNIRSSGMNMILFPTPSVPATRWAPPEVEEYPIVKAAVSQFGSAVVIQAIGSAWVWNGSDSEGFRFCPPSELKFANVACSEHVFMLSTQDGQLLLWDVNAPSHLQEVQTRQTEQSQNPIEAILESSGKIYGFTKGSSCIRVFHKGIEVVPLQCTSGVMCLSCFGDGHMICCGQNEGTVCIYDSQTGRCLSSFTCSTGISLFDLTFPQNEETIACVDSTGSVFLWDLKMVTNPLLIKESLSCTKGEMLSTDYSDDHLLICKRHQIKIIAGCLLDVEDKFNAPRGKTFVQALLDPVTHFILALMKDCPFLLVWNWVSGQCVLNVDIGSTQTFKLKKSMDFPYLTAVTSIGIVNWDMDLISLAASTPKSGKKVMTIVVEKYGEHFYTSDGSEWVWRWKVLDGKPESHLFHLGPVESMALSVDGVQFVTIASGDIYVWNTNTNENIHRICGSQATWVLLTPKGSIAVSLSKKGLSRVWNLCSGHVVCCIYHHLKDAVISPESTFLLGINQGDLLAISLWSGYISKKFSGSDWSEVVAFHPMSDHTDYVIVITISGALYSWKMTEETICHQFQFPESFQHPPQSLRLSSDGRYGILSVTESKIHILDVYHGKLCSLNTEGPVFQLYLDICRKYAVYICSTSKRCQSYSCDLHNMLILVAIRVTDGKRVGKFYLNKTPSALSFSEDLCVYIGFEDGSIGVYAISDTESESVSRPKCEILEPMCPFDEPVVWSPLENPDLIWDVAPALL; translated from the exons ATGACTTCTACGTGTGTGAAAGTTTATCTCTGTTCCAACCCTGAAG actCTGTGGTGGAGAGGAGGTTTCTGAGAAAAATAGTGTTTCCCAAACTGAGAGACCACTGCAGACGAACACATGGACTCGACTTCAGG GTGATTGATCCTTATGAGGGGGCGGACTCGGAGTCCTGGCCGACACAGAAGGAGCGATTGCAGTTGATCAAAGAGTGCGGGGAAAGCTCCCCTGGCCCTTTCTTTGTG CCAGGGCCAGAAGTAGCCGTTGATGACTGGAATGATGCACTTGCGAAAGGGAAGAAGATCCTTCATGATGTTGTGATGCAGTGTGTTCAACGCGGTGATATTGATTCAGAAAAAGCTCAAAAATATTTCATGTCAG GTCTTGAGAACGACATCTGCTTTGCACTGGAAGGTAGATTGTTTGCCGATATAAAAAGATGTGTTTGTTACGTTAATACACCTGCAAAAGAATCTAATGAGACGAATAATGAAAAAGAATCACTGGCAGATCCCCAGGCTCCATCAGTTCGACTGAAGCGTCTCTGTGATGATTTCCTGCCCTACATGGTCCGAACGCACAAAGCACTAGTGTACACCACTACGGATTACGACGGCCAGCAAAGCTATGCAGAGGATTTAGGCCATCAGCTTTACTCAGATCTAAAGAAACTCATAGACAGATCGGTTGTGAAGGAGAAAGCTCAAGCCCAAGCTCAAGATTCATTTTCACAGCAAAGAGACCTGTGTCAAATCTTCTCTAGTCTCTACAGAATCAAGAGAGATGAAGTCACACATGTCCGAGCATTTCTGGAGAAGGATACAACATTTCCATTCATTCTAACTGGTGGCCCATGCACAGGAAAAAGTGTATTTCTGGCCCACTGTGCAGATCAG ATAAAAATGTGGATGAAGGACCAGGACCCTGTGGTCATCGTGGAGTTTACGAATTTTAACAGCTCCTTGAAACAAACTCTCAGCAGCATATGCCATCAGCTCACTCTAAGCTACAATCAGCCACTCAGCTTCTGTCCCAAAGGCATCTATGAACTGAAAGAAATGTTTAACAATCTCCTGACGGCAATCTCACTGTCCTCAAATCCTCTGATCCTTATAATAGATGGACTTGACCAAACGCTAAACACTAATGAACCTCTTGACGTGACCTGGCTTCCCAAGACTTTACCATTGAATGTAAAACTTTTCATGTCTTGTTCACCTACAAAGGCTAGATTTCTCTCAGCACTCAAGACACATTATCCAGAATTATCTGTGTTCCATGAACTAAAGCCAATAGAGAGTAAAAGCTGCAACCAGATGTTGACAACTCTCCTCTTGGAAAGTAACAAGAGGATAACATCGGGCCAGCAGATCTACGTCAATCAAGTCTTTAAGAAATGCACTCTCCCTTTATTTGTTGAGCTTCTACATAGACAGTTGTGCCACTGGAGCTCAGACTTAGAAATTACCTCTGACACGTTGATCCCAGGGGTCCACACAAACATTGGTCGGTTTTTGGATCGCCTTGAGGAAAAGCACGGACGACTGTTAGTCAGCAGGACTTTGCAATATCTCACACTTTCCAGGCATGGCTTGACAGAAGCAGAGTTGACTGATATTCTCTCTTGTGATGATGACATTCTGGGAGCCTTCTTTCCAGTAGACAAAGGTGTGCCATACAATTTAAGAGTTCCTGAAGTAATTGTGGAGAGGCTACTCTTAGACCTGAAAGGATTTCTAATGCCAAGAAACATTTTAGGCaccaaaacattgttctttgtTTGCAGACACTTTAACTTAGTCATATTTAAGAGGTATCTATCCTCAAATGAGCAAGAGGAAAAACACTCTTTTATGGCCAACTATTTCAGTGGTCAATGGGCATGTGGCACAGCTAAGGCATTGTCGACCACCGCAAGTCCCAACAAGGATTTAAAGATTTATATTGACCGACAAGTTCCTGGGCAACCCTGGATGTTTCGGCCAATTCCATCCACTCATTCCACTGCTGGTTCTTCTGACATTTCGCATCCCAATGTGAGAAAATTGCAAGAACTGCCTTTCCATCTGACGCTGAGTGGCAATACTGAGGAGCTTGGTCACATGATGCTCTCATATGAGTTCCTAAATGCAATGCTCCAAGCAATGTCTCCAGAAGAGTTGGTATTTTGGCTAGAAAAGACATCCCAAAAAGTGTTGCCCAGGCAACTGAGGCTTCTCAATTCTATCCTGAAAACCCCAACTTGCTGGACGAAAGACTGCATTGCAGAGTTTGCACTAATAATGCAGGCCAAGCTCATCCCCTTCGTGAATGTTTTCCCTGAATTAAAGGAATTCTTCAGCCAGGCAAGTCATGATGGTAACATAAGAAGCTCTGGGATgaatatgattttatttcccACACCTTCTGTGCCTGCCACTCGTTGGGCACCACCAGAAGTAGAAGAATATCCCATTGTGAAGGCAGCTGTTTCTCAGTTTGGGTCTGCAGTAGTGATCCAGGCCATTGGATCTGCTTGGGTGTGGAATGGAAGTGATTCCGAAGGCTTTAGATTCTGTCCTCCTTCTGAATTAAAGTTTGCAAACGTTGCCTGCTCTGAGCATGTATTCATGCTCTCCACTCAGGATGGCCAGCTTTTATTATGGGACGTTAATGCTCCCTCACACCTCCAGGAAGTTCAGACCCGTCAAACGGAGCAAAGCCAAAACCCCATTGAGGCTATCTTGGAGTCTAGTGGCAAAATATATGGATTCACTAAGGGAAGTAGTTGTATAAGGGTATTTCATAAGGGAATAGAAGTTGTGCCACTCCAGTGCACATCAGGTGTAATGTGCTTGTCATGTTTTGGTGATGGCCACATGATTTGTTGTGGTCAGAATGAGggtactgtgtgtatatatgactCCCAAACTGGCCGTTGTTTGTCCTCCTTCACTTGTTCTACAGGAATTTCCTTGTTTGATCTTACCTTCCCTCAGAATGAAGAAACAATAGCTTGTGTTGACAGCACCggaagtgtgtttctgtgggaTCTTAAGATGGTTACCAATCCATTGCTCATTAAAGAGAGTCTGAGTTGTACCAAGGGGGAAATGTTAAGTACAGACTATTCAGATGACCATCTCCTCATCTGTAAAAGGCACCAGATCAAAATTATTGCTGGATGTCTGTTAGATGTTGAAGACAAGTTCAACGCTCCAAGGGGCAAGACTTTTGTTCAAGCACTTTTAGATCCTGTAACACACTTTATCCTTGCTTTAATGAAGGATTGCCCTTTCCTTTTGGTCTGGAACTGGGtctcaggtcagtgtgtgttaaacGTAGACATCGGAAGCACCCAAACTTTCAAGCTTAAAAAGTCCATGGACTTTCCTTACCTTACAGCTGTCACAAGCATAGGCATTGTTAATTGGGACATGGATCTTATTTCATTGGCAGCTTCCACTCCAAAATCTGGCAAGAAAGTGATGACAATTGTTGTGGAAAAATATGGGGAACACTTCTATACCTCAGATGGTTCTGAGTGGGTGTGGAGGTGGAAAGTTTTAGATGGGAAACCTGAGAGCCACTTGTTTCACCTTGGTCCCGTGGAGAGCATGGCTCTTTCAGTTGACGGCGTACAATTTGTGACCATTGCTTCTGGTGATATTTACGTatggaacacaaacacaaatgagaATATCCACAGAATATGTGGTAGCCAAGCTACTTGGGTATTGTTGACTCCAAAAGGCAGCATTGCAGTGTCTCTGTCAAAAAAGGGTCTTTCCAGGGTATGGAATTTGTGCAGTGGACATGTGGTTTGCTGTATTTACCATCATCTCAAAGATGCTGTCATCTCACCAGAGAGTACTTTCCTTCTGGGCATCAACCAAGGGGATCTTCTGGCTATCAGTCTTTGGTCTGGATATATCAGCAAAAAGTTCTCtggttctgattggtcagaagttgTTGCCTTCCACCCAATGTCAGACCACACAGACTATGTGATTGTAATTACAATTTCAGGGGCATTGTATTCATGGAAAATGACAGAAGAGACCATTTGCCACCAGTTCCAGTTCCCAGAGTCTTTCCAACATCCACCACAGTCCCTTAGGCTGTCATCGGATGGAAGATATGGCATCCTATCTGTAACTGAATCCAAGATACACATCTTGGATGTTTACCATGGTAAACTGTGCTCTTTGAACACAGAGGGTCCAGTTTTCCAACTATACTTGGACATTTGTCGTAAGTACGCTGTCTATATATGCAGCACTTCAAAGAGGTGTCAGAGTTACTCTTGCGACCTCCATAATATGCTGATCTTAGTTGCAATACGAGTAACAGATGGGAAGAGGGTGGGCAAGTTTTACCTGAACAAAACCCCCTCTGCTCTATCATTTTCTGAGgatctgtgtgtatatattggCTTTGAGGATGGCTCTATTGGAGTGTATGCTATCAGTGACACGGAGAGTGAATCAGTTTCCAGGCCTAAATGTGAGATCCTGGAACCCATGTGTCCTTTTGATGAACCTGTGGTatggtcacctttggaaaaccCTGACCTTATTTGGGATGTGGCCCCTGCATtgttgtaa